A DNA window from Loxodonta africana isolate mLoxAfr1 chromosome 7, mLoxAfr1.hap2, whole genome shotgun sequence contains the following coding sequences:
- the LOC135231841 gene encoding olfactory receptor 5G9-like, translating into MANENYTRVTEFLFTGLNYDPQLQVFLFLLFLSFYIISVTGNLSMIVLIRIDSHLHTPMYFFLSHLSFVDMCFSSVVSPKMLTDFFMRRKAITFLGCALQQWFFGLFVAAECFLLASMAYDRYVAICNPLLYAVAMSQRLCVQLVVGPYVIGFMNTMTHTTNAFRLPFCGPNVINHFFCDMFPLLSLVCADTKLNKLVVFILAGVVGVLSGLTILVSYIYILTAILRIRSVDGRHKAFSTCSSHLTAVSILYGTLFFIYVRPSASFSLDLNKVVSVFYTAVIPMLNPFIYSLRNKEVKDAIHRTTAKRKFCRA; encoded by the coding sequence ATGGCCAATGAAAACTACACGAGGGTCACAGAGTTCCTTTTCACAGGCTTGAATTATGACCCCCAGTTGCAGGTCTTCCTCTTCCTGCTCTTTCTGAGTTTCTACATCATCAGTGTCACTGGGAACTTGAGTATGATTGTTCTGATACGAATTGATTCCCAcctccacacacccatgtactttttcctcagccatCTCTCCTTTGTAGACATGTGCTTCTCCTCAGTAGTTAGCCCCAAGATGCTGACTGATTTTTTCATGAGAAGAAAAGCCATAACTTTCTTGGGCTGTGCATTGCAGCAGTGGTTTTTTGGACTCTTtgtggcagctgagtgctttctcTTGGCATCCATGGCCTATGATCGTTATGTCGCCATCTGCAACCCATTATTATATGCAGTTGCCATGTCCCAGAGACTCTGTGTCCAGCTGGTGGTTGGTCCCTATGTTATTGGGTTCATGAACACTATGACTCATACAACAAATGCATTTCGTCTCCCTTTTTGTGGCCCCAATGTCATCAATCATTTCTTCTGTGATATGTTCCCCTTGCTGTCCCTTGTATGTGCTGACACCAAGCTCAATAAGTTGGTAGTTTTCATCCTGGCTGGAGTGGTGGGTGTCCTCAGTGGTTTGACTATACTGGTTTCCTACATTTATATCCTCACTGCCATCTTGAGGATCCGCTCTGTTGATGGGAGGcacaaagccttctccacctgctctTCTCACCTGACAGCTGTCTCCATCCTGTATGGTactcttttctttatttatgttcgGCCTAGTGCAAGTTTCTCCCTGGATCTCAATAAAGTGGTGTCTGTGTTTTATACTGCAGTGATCCCCATGTTGAACCCATTTATCTATAGCTTAAGGAACAAGGAGGTTAAAGATGCCATCCATAGAACTACTGCTAAGAGGAAGTTTTGCAGGGCTTAA
- the LOC100665552 gene encoding olfactory receptor 9G19-like, producing MEEKNFTKVKEFILLGFTADSRLQRVLFFIFLIIYVISLLGNITLMSLICADSQIHTPMYFFTGNLSFLDLWYSTVYTPKILVTCISEDKSIFFAGCLAQFFFSAGLAYSECYLLAAMAYDRYVAISNPLLYSQAMSPRLCTSLVAASYLGGFINSTVITSETFTLNFCGNNIIDDFFCDLPPLVKLACDVKDSYQAVLYFILATNVITPTVLILASYLFIIASVLKIRTTQGRLKAFSTCGSHLTAVTLYYGSILFIYSRPSTSYALERDKVVSVFYTVVIPMLNPLIYSLRNKDVKDALKKMLDRAKFS from the coding sequence ATGGAAGAGAAAAATTTCACTAAAGTGAAGGAGTTCATACTTTTAGGGTTCACAGCTGACTCAAGGTTACAGAGGGTACTCTTTTTCATCTTCCTCATCATTTATGTCATCAGTCTCTTAGGGAACATCACCCTGATGTCTCTGATCTGTGCTGATTCACAGatccacacacccatgtatttcTTCACTGGGAACCTCTCATTCCTGGATCTCTGGTATTCCACTGTCTACACCCCGAAGATCCTAGTGACCTGCATCTCTGAGGACAAAAGCATCTTCTTTGCTGGCTGCCTGGCTCAGTTCTTCTTCTCTGCTGGACTGGCATATAGTGAGTGCTACCTGTTAGCTGCCATggcttatgaccgctatgtggccatctccaATCCCCTGCTTTACTCCCAAGCTATGTCCCCAAGGTTATGTACCAGTCTTGTTGCAGCTTCATACCTTGGTGGCTTTATTAACTCAACAGTCATCACTAGTGAAACATTTACTCTGAACTTCTGTGGCAACAATATCATTGAtgatttcttctgtgatcttcccCCACTTGTGAAGTTGGCATGTGATGTGAAGGACAGTTACCAGGCTGTATTATACTTCATACTTGCCACCAATGTCATTACTCCCACTGTACTCATTCTTGCCTCCTACCTCTTCATCATTGCCTCCGTCTTGAAGATTCGTACCACGCAAGGCCGCCTCAAGGCCTTCTCCACTTGTGGCTCTCACCTGACAGCAGTCACCTTGTACTACGGCTCCATTCTCTTCATTTACTCCAGGCCAAGCACTAGCTATGCCCTGGAACGAGATAAAGTGGTGTCAGTGTTCTATACCGTGGTGATTCCAATGTTGAACCCCTTGATCTATAGCTTAAGAAATAAAGATGTCAAAGATGCCCTGAAGAAAATGTTAGACAGAGCAAAGTTTTCCTAA
- the LOC135231842 gene encoding olfactory receptor 9G19-like translates to MERGNHTVTEFILVGFTTDPVMQLVLFVVFLVMYSVTLVGNTMLITLICNDFRLHTSMYFFIGNLSFLDLWYSSVYIPKILVTCISEDESISFAGCVAQFFFSAGLAYSECYLLAAMAYDRYVAISNPLLYVQIMSKRLCLYLLIYTYTGGFVNSIILTSNTFTLDFCGDNVIDDFFCDVPPLVKLACDVKGSYQAVLYFLLASNVITPIVLILASYLFIIAAILRICSTQGFHKAFSTCSSHLISVTLYFGTFLYIYSRPSSSYSLERDKMVSVFYTVVFPMLNPMIYSLRNKDVKEALKKLLKLTQPEV, encoded by the coding sequence ATGGAGAGGGGCAATCACACCGTGACTGAGTTCATCTTGGTGGGCTTCACCACAGACCCTGTGATGCAGTTGGTCCTATTTGTGGTGTTTCTTGTCATGTACTCTGTGACCCTGGTGGGAAACACCATGCTCATAACATTGATCTGTAATGATTTCCGGCTCCACACATCCATGTATTTTTTCATTGGCAATCTATCATTCCTGGATCTCTGGTATTCCTCTGTCTACATTCCAAAGATCCTAGTGACCTGCATCTCTGAGGACGAAAGCATCTCCTTTGCTGGTTGTGTAGCTCAGTTCTTCTTCTCTGCTGGGCTGGCATATAGTGAGTGTTACTTGTTGGCTGCCATGGCTTATGACCGTTATGTGGCCATCTCCAACCCCTTACTTTATGTTCAGATCATGTCAAAAAGACTGTGTCTCTATTTGCTTATATATACCTATACTGGAGGTTTTGTCAACTCAATAATACTCACCAGCAACACATTCACATTGGATTTTTGTGGTGACAATGTCATTGATGACTTTTTCTGTGATGTCCCACCACTGGTGAAGTTGGCATGTGATGTGAAAGGGAGCTATCAGGCGGTGCTATacttccttctggcctccaatgTCATCACCCCCATTGTGCTCATACTCGCCTCCTACCTCTTCATCATTGCTGCCATCTTGAGGATCTGCTCCACCCAGGGCTTCCACAAAGCCTTCTCTACCTGCTCCTCCCACTTGATCTCTGTCACCTTATATTTTGGCACCTTTCTCTACATTTACTCTCGCCCAAGCTCCAGCTATTCCCTTGAGAGGGACAAAATGGTTTCTGTGTTTTATACTGTGGTCTTCCCCATGTTGAATCCCATGATCTATAGTCTGAGGAATAAAGATGTGAAAGAGGCTCTGAAAAAACTCCTCAAGTTAACACAACCAGAAGTCTAA